One window of the Acaryochloris sp. CCMEE 5410 genome contains the following:
- the pipX gene encoding transcriptional coactivator PipX has translation MITETYLNHPTFGLLYSLCVIDAKSALYTTLYAQRLFFLVSTSAEQLEFSPITRQEAKVAVESRLRLLRRSGTRQDYDQLQLVHQQTFQ, from the coding sequence ATGATCACTGAAACGTATCTAAATCATCCAACTTTTGGTCTACTCTACAGTCTTTGTGTGATTGATGCTAAGAGTGCGTTGTACACCACGCTTTATGCCCAACGGTTATTTTTTTTAGTTTCAACATCTGCAGAGCAGTTAGAGTTTTCTCCCATTACTCGACAAGAGGCTAAAGTCGCCGTAGAAAGTCGTCTCAGACTCCTTAGGCGATCGGGTACTCGCCAAGACTACGACCAACTTCAGCTTGTTCACCAACAAACTTTTCAATAA
- a CDS encoding YggS family pyridoxal phosphate-dependent enzyme, with amino-acid sequence MPSPQPLTLTDRVISIQRSLPGSVRLIAVSKYMPTALIREAYDAGLRDFGESRVQEAIQKQAELQDLSELTWHLIGHLQSNKAKLAVRHFDWIHSVDSLALAQRLNRLVASEQNSPQLCLQVKPLPDPGKFGWTFAGLKADLPALKACAHLHWRGLMTILPMGLSSQEILNAFHETQQLAQDITQQSPEDFTLHELSMGMSNDYQLAVQAGATMVRVGRRLFGDRPRP; translated from the coding sequence ATGCCTTCTCCGCAGCCATTGACCCTCACGGATCGAGTCATCTCCATTCAACGATCCTTGCCGGGATCCGTTCGCCTGATTGCTGTATCCAAATATATGCCGACTGCATTGATCCGAGAGGCCTATGATGCAGGTTTACGCGACTTTGGCGAAAGCCGGGTACAGGAAGCGATTCAGAAACAAGCAGAGCTACAGGATCTCTCAGAGCTCACTTGGCATCTCATTGGCCACCTTCAAAGCAATAAAGCCAAACTAGCGGTTCGTCACTTCGACTGGATTCACTCGGTAGATAGCTTAGCTTTAGCCCAACGCCTCAATCGGCTGGTTGCATCAGAGCAGAATTCACCTCAGTTATGTCTTCAAGTCAAACCTCTCCCAGATCCTGGCAAATTTGGTTGGACGTTTGCTGGTCTTAAAGCCGATCTACCTGCGTTAAAAGCCTGTGCCCATCTTCACTGGCGGGGATTAATGACGATATTACCGATGGGGTTATCGAGCCAGGAAATCTTAAATGCTTTTCATGAAACTCAACAGTTAGCTCAAGACATTACCCAGCAGTCCCCAGAGGATTTCACCTTACATGAGCTGTCCATGGGGATGTCCAATGATTATCAGTTGGCTGTTCAGGCTGGCGCCACAATGGTTCGAGTAGGCCGTCGTCTTTTCGGGGATCGGCCTCGGCCCTAA
- a CDS encoding cell division protein SepF yields MSSLFGRLKDFVGIPESDDDYDYVDEYDEIQNDGYSDHSYSAEYSEEPVEVGEALNSQSEKEQGSQVNSNTSNVVGMPGASRLWGSTTEVLVMEPRAFEEMPQVIQALRERKSVVLNLTMMEPIQAQRAVDFVAGATYTIDGHQERVGDSIFLFTPNCVQVSTHLGVVHEAPTTPHFSRPTTTASWKNDMQMNQAIAQ; encoded by the coding sequence GTGAGCAGTTTATTTGGCAGATTAAAGGATTTCGTCGGCATCCCAGAGTCGGATGACGATTATGATTACGTTGATGAATATGACGAAATTCAAAACGATGGGTATTCGGATCATTCTTATTCAGCAGAGTACTCCGAAGAACCCGTTGAAGTGGGTGAAGCGTTGAACAGTCAATCTGAGAAAGAACAGGGGTCTCAAGTGAATTCTAATACTAGCAATGTTGTAGGTATGCCCGGTGCCAGCCGCTTATGGGGATCTACCACTGAGGTTTTAGTGATGGAACCACGAGCATTCGAAGAAATGCCCCAAGTGATCCAAGCTTTACGTGAACGTAAGTCTGTGGTTCTCAATCTAACGATGATGGAACCTATTCAGGCTCAGCGAGCCGTGGATTTTGTAGCAGGTGCAACTTATACCATTGACGGCCACCAAGAGCGTGTTGGAGATAGCATCTTCCTCTTCACCCCCAATTGTGTTCAGGTCAGCACCCATCTGGGTGTCGTTCATGAAGCACCTACTACACCTCATTTTTCACGTCCTACAACCACTGCATCTTGGAAAAATGATATGCAGATGAACCAGGCTATTGCCCAGTAA
- the proC gene encoding pyrroline-5-carboxylate reductase, whose product MSQFRDQLGIIGGGVMAEAILSRLLSQKICSPEQIQVSDISKERLEVLIGRYQIQGSTLNDAVASNAQVLVLAIKPQIFPKVADPLASSIPAGCLVLSILAGVTLGTLEAAFPGSPVIRVMPNTPATVGAGIAAIAAGNHANQTHLDLAHQLFSAVGQAVTVPESLMDAVTGLSGSGPAYVALVLEALTDGGVSVGLPRPIANQLALQTLLGTAKLVDETGLHPAQLKDQVTSPGGTTIAGVAALEQAGLRSALIKAVQAAYHRSCELGRG is encoded by the coding sequence GTGAGTCAGTTTCGCGATCAGCTTGGCATCATTGGTGGTGGCGTTATGGCTGAAGCCATTTTGTCACGACTGCTTTCCCAAAAAATCTGTTCGCCAGAGCAGATTCAAGTAAGTGATATTTCCAAAGAGCGATTAGAGGTTCTAATCGGTCGCTATCAGATTCAGGGATCTACCCTTAATGATGCGGTTGCCTCCAACGCTCAGGTCTTGGTGTTGGCCATCAAACCTCAAATATTTCCAAAGGTCGCTGATCCCCTCGCATCGTCCATACCCGCTGGATGTTTAGTCCTTTCTATTTTGGCGGGGGTAACTTTGGGGACGTTAGAAGCAGCTTTTCCAGGATCCCCTGTGATTCGAGTTATGCCAAACACACCGGCTACAGTTGGGGCTGGAATAGCTGCGATCGCAGCAGGTAACCATGCGAATCAAACGCACCTAGATCTTGCTCATCAGCTTTTTAGCGCCGTTGGCCAGGCGGTTACCGTACCTGAATCATTAATGGATGCAGTCACCGGGCTATCGGGATCAGGGCCAGCTTATGTTGCCTTGGTGTTGGAAGCTCTTACGGATGGAGGCGTTTCGGTCGGTTTGCCTCGCCCCATTGCCAATCAATTAGCCCTGCAAACCCTTTTGGGCACGGCCAAATTAGTGGATGAAACGGGACTACATCCTGCCCAACTCAAGGATCAGGTTACGAGTCCAGGTGGTACGACGATTGCTGGGGTTGCGGCTCTAGAGCAAGCGGGACTTCGATCAGCCCTGATCAAAGCTGTTCAGGCTGCTTATCATCGCTCCTGTGAGCTCGGCCGAGGCTAA
- a CDS encoding TM0106 family RecB-like putative nuclease: protein MLLTAQLLLSYQRCHRQAYLDVYEDKTHKSAPSDFLNKLRQDRLEHQQTFFARQSWVQPDYPKYDWQAGAHATLALMQAGAPYIRRGVLWMDQGNGVAYQSIPDLLTKTEGTSDFGDWQYVPTDIRLSKRPKLEYQILATFHAYLLATIQGVWPEESYLYLRERGLYAVNLPINQPKLDQLLLELVEIIQTQHEPEVFIVSNRCSLCGWLSHCYQIAQQDQHLSLLPGVTPSRYPILQAHNLATVEDLAIANPTQLAEVTGFGREVANKLICQAQAFAKQAPVVFAASEVSAIATQISPAPIELYFDIEAEPSLNLAYLHGVLVVDRENQTEIFYPLLADQPHQEEQAWQQFLDLVLAYPQAPIYHFCAYEVQTVERLAALYGNPDTIIQPLLERFIDLHAHVTHTVVLPVESYTLKLIARWLGFQWRNSEANGAQSIYWYSEWLSTGDRDFLDTIVEYNEDDCQATYQIKNWLADFLAFELTAPALQSP from the coding sequence ATGCTGCTGACCGCCCAATTATTACTGAGTTACCAGCGTTGTCATCGACAAGCGTATCTGGATGTCTATGAAGACAAAACTCATAAGTCTGCGCCTAGCGATTTTCTCAACAAACTTCGGCAGGATCGCCTTGAGCATCAACAGACCTTTTTCGCGCGTCAATCCTGGGTTCAACCAGACTATCCCAAATATGACTGGCAAGCAGGGGCCCATGCAACGTTAGCCCTGATGCAGGCTGGCGCTCCCTATATTCGGCGGGGCGTTCTCTGGATGGATCAAGGCAATGGCGTTGCCTATCAAAGTATTCCCGATCTCCTCACTAAAACCGAGGGAACCTCAGATTTTGGAGATTGGCAATATGTGCCGACGGATATTCGCCTGAGTAAACGTCCCAAGCTGGAATATCAAATCTTGGCAACCTTTCATGCTTATCTGCTGGCGACCATACAAGGGGTTTGGCCAGAGGAGTCCTATCTGTACCTGCGGGAACGAGGGCTCTATGCCGTTAACCTGCCCATTAATCAGCCGAAGCTAGATCAATTACTTCTGGAACTTGTCGAGATAATCCAAACCCAACATGAGCCCGAGGTCTTTATTGTCAGTAATCGCTGCAGCTTGTGTGGATGGCTATCCCACTGCTATCAAATTGCTCAACAAGATCAACATTTATCCTTATTACCAGGGGTTACCCCCAGCCGCTATCCCATCCTCCAAGCTCATAATTTAGCGACCGTAGAAGATTTAGCGATTGCGAATCCCACCCAATTGGCTGAGGTGACGGGATTTGGTCGAGAGGTTGCTAACAAACTCATTTGTCAGGCCCAGGCATTTGCTAAGCAGGCTCCTGTAGTGTTTGCGGCCAGTGAAGTTAGCGCAATAGCCACCCAAATTTCCCCTGCTCCCATCGAACTCTACTTCGATATCGAAGCAGAACCCAGTCTCAATTTGGCCTATCTGCATGGGGTATTAGTCGTCGATCGAGAAAACCAAACCGAGATCTTTTATCCCCTCTTAGCCGATCAACCTCACCAGGAAGAGCAGGCATGGCAGCAGTTCTTGGATTTAGTGTTGGCCTATCCCCAAGCACCGATTTACCATTTTTGTGCCTACGAAGTTCAAACCGTTGAACGCTTAGCAGCCTTGTATGGTAACCCCGATACGATCATTCAGCCTTTATTGGAGCGATTTATTGATTTGCACGCTCATGTGACCCACACGGTTGTGCTGCCTGTAGAAAGTTATACCTTGAAATTGATCGCGCGATGGCTAGGGTTTCAATGGCGCAATAGCGAAGCGAATGGAGCCCAGTCCATCTACTGGTATAGTGAGTGGCTTTCTACGGGCGATCGCGATTTCCTCGATACGATTGTTGAATACAACGAGGATGATTGCCAAGCCACCTATCAAATCAAAAATTGGCTGGCTGATTTTTTGGCCTTCGAGTTAACAGCGCCGGCCTTACAATCCCCATAA
- a CDS encoding ABC transporter ATP-binding protein codes for MDTDVVVAQVIFEDVYKSFPARKGDRTANPTSVDPNLSSTTSTQPKSKDDTKNDTVTVLRRINFSVEDGEFMVLVGPSGCGKSTLLRLIAGLEDLTGGSIRIGDRKINHLPPKARDIAMVFQSYALYPHMSVYNNLAFGLRRTQSQRDPKRRSISASLRRKLESGLVSATRILPKPFRYRSKREKLIEQTVHQVAEILQIETLLDRLPKQLSGGQKQRVALGRAMARDPQVFLMDEPLSNLDAKLRTQTRAQIVKLQRQLGTTTVYVTHDQTEAMTMGDRIAVMNAGQIQQIASPLELYNQPINRFVAQFIGSPPMNFISVQVQSSRNLQHPQFTLTLPEVWETVLQNYQGQTLTLGIRPEHLDLASSHSSNIPTQVELVEALGHETYLSLQLTQNHQMPQSPVPLIARINPYQQVSLGEQLWFSVQLDKIHLFDQQTEAAIRPSQLPAPTH; via the coding sequence ATGGATACCGATGTTGTCGTGGCTCAGGTTATCTTTGAGGATGTCTATAAAAGTTTTCCGGCTCGTAAAGGTGATCGCACAGCCAATCCCACGTCCGTTGACCCCAATTTAAGTTCAACAACCTCCACTCAGCCTAAATCTAAGGACGATACCAAAAACGATACCGTTACCGTATTGCGCCGCATCAATTTTTCTGTTGAAGATGGGGAGTTTATGGTGCTGGTGGGTCCCTCAGGATGTGGGAAAAGCACGCTCTTACGCCTGATTGCAGGATTAGAGGACTTAACTGGGGGCAGTATCAGGATTGGCGATCGCAAAATCAATCACCTCCCCCCAAAAGCACGAGACATCGCCATGGTGTTTCAAAGTTACGCCCTTTATCCCCACATGAGCGTCTATAACAATTTAGCCTTTGGTCTCCGTCGTACCCAATCCCAGCGAGACCCTAAACGGCGCTCTATTTCTGCATCCCTACGCAGAAAACTAGAGTCTGGCTTAGTATCCGCGACCCGAATATTACCCAAGCCCTTCAGATATCGTTCCAAACGAGAAAAATTAATTGAGCAGACCGTCCATCAAGTTGCCGAAATCTTACAAATTGAGACTTTACTGGACCGCCTGCCCAAGCAACTCTCCGGGGGACAGAAGCAGCGAGTGGCTCTGGGGCGTGCCATGGCCCGTGATCCCCAAGTTTTTTTAATGGATGAACCCCTATCTAACCTGGACGCCAAGCTGCGAACTCAAACCCGAGCCCAAATCGTCAAACTCCAGCGACAACTCGGAACAACAACGGTCTATGTCACTCATGACCAAACGGAAGCCATGACCATGGGGGATCGAATTGCCGTTATGAATGCTGGGCAAATTCAGCAAATTGCTAGCCCTTTAGAGCTGTATAACCAGCCGATCAACCGATTTGTAGCCCAGTTCATTGGTTCTCCCCCTATGAACTTTATCTCCGTCCAGGTTCAATCGTCTCGAAACTTACAACATCCACAATTCACCCTCACCCTGCCAGAAGTGTGGGAAACGGTCCTCCAGAATTATCAAGGCCAAACCCTAACCTTAGGGATCCGCCCAGAACATCTGGATCTGGCATCCTCCCATTCCAGCAATATTCCCACCCAGGTCGAATTGGTTGAAGCCTTAGGCCATGAGACCTATCTGTCTTTACAGTTGACCCAGAACCATCAAATGCCCCAATCACCGGTCCCATTAATTGCCCGAATCAATCCTTATCAGCAAGTCAGCCTTGGCGAGCAGTTATGGTTCTCAGTTCAACTAGATAAGATTCATCTGTTTGATCAACAGACTGAAGCGGCAATCCGCCCTAGCCAATTACCAGCCCCAACCCATTAG
- a CDS encoding DUF1815 family protein — MFVRLANQHREFVRDLVMNLQALAIVLERRGYVASCYTCGGQMNSASFMVSLGENHLIRFLVSDYGITWTEMRDDRELMKLEGAEAISQLQELANLIKYEQPAQSPSSVLAES; from the coding sequence GTGTTTGTCCGGTTAGCCAATCAACACCGTGAATTTGTTCGAGACTTAGTCATGAACCTCCAAGCCCTAGCTATTGTGCTAGAACGTCGAGGATACGTGGCGTCTTGCTATACCTGCGGTGGCCAAATGAACAGTGCCTCCTTCATGGTGAGTTTAGGAGAAAATCATCTGATTCGGTTTTTAGTGTCCGACTATGGGATCACCTGGACCGAAATGCGAGATGACCGTGAACTCATGAAGTTGGAAGGGGCTGAAGCCATTAGCCAATTGCAAGAATTAGCCAACTTAATCAAATATGAGCAACCCGCCCAGAGCCCATCGTCTGTGCTGGCCGAGTCATAA
- a CDS encoding alpha/beta fold hydrolase — protein MTTASSGWQHQFIQTNKIRLHYVTQGEGDLVILLHGFPEFWYSWRYQLPVLARHFKVVVPDLRGYNDSDKPSSGYDIDTLSEDIVGLIQNLGYRCAHIVGHDTGGMIAWNLAQKFPQYLQNLVLLNAPHPQRLFREFSSNLDQLRRSWYLLAFQIPGLPEWLIQSNLRQFLQDWFQKQAIRKAAFSSETLGIYQAALEKRGVLSAAINYYRQLLSPQDWLSNSDRKLLPIQVPTLVLWGEDDTVLSPNLALGFERFVQAPFRLKFVPECGHWIQQEVPKIVNRELLDFLRQSKPAFS, from the coding sequence ATGACCACTGCGAGTTCTGGCTGGCAACACCAGTTTATTCAAACTAATAAGATTCGGCTCCACTATGTCACCCAAGGTGAAGGCGATTTAGTTATTCTTCTCCATGGATTTCCTGAGTTTTGGTACTCTTGGCGGTATCAGCTTCCGGTTTTAGCCCGTCATTTCAAGGTTGTGGTTCCTGATCTACGGGGGTACAACGATTCAGACAAGCCGTCGAGTGGCTATGATATCGACACCCTCAGCGAGGATATTGTTGGTTTAATCCAGAACTTAGGTTATCGCTGTGCCCATATCGTTGGTCATGACACGGGCGGAATGATTGCCTGGAACTTGGCTCAAAAATTTCCCCAATATTTGCAGAACTTAGTTCTCTTGAATGCGCCTCATCCCCAGCGATTATTTCGAGAGTTTTCTAGCAACCTTGATCAGCTTCGCCGGAGCTGGTATCTGTTGGCTTTCCAGATCCCTGGGCTACCGGAATGGTTGATTCAATCCAATCTGCGCCAATTTCTCCAGGATTGGTTCCAGAAACAAGCCATTCGCAAAGCGGCCTTCTCTTCTGAGACCTTAGGGATTTATCAGGCTGCCCTAGAAAAACGCGGGGTCCTGTCTGCCGCGATTAACTATTATCGGCAGTTGCTGTCTCCCCAAGACTGGTTATCCAATTCGGATCGCAAACTATTGCCCATCCAAGTCCCTACTTTGGTGTTGTGGGGAGAAGATGACACGGTTTTAAGCCCCAACTTAGCACTGGGCTTTGAGCGGTTTGTACAGGCCCCATTTCGCCTCAAGTTTGTTCCTGAATGCGGCCATTGGATTCAGCAGGAAGTCCCCAAAATTGTGAATCGAGAGCTACTAGATTTTCTGCGTCAGAGTAAGCCCGCTTTTAGTTAG
- the aroB gene encoding 3-dehydroquinate synthase: MQQTFIPVPLPQQPYQIAIASGGLAQLGSWLQDRSLQSVKLGQKVLIVSNPQIWKHYGEIVQGALAQVGFQVEHFLLPAGERYKTPRSIQKIYDYALDLKLERSSTLVALGGGVIGDMTGFAAATWLRGINFVQVPTSLLAMVDASIGGKTGVNHPKGKNLIGAFYQPRLVLIDPDTLKTLASREFRAGMAEVIKYGVIWDLELFEVLEGCDRTNQYRYMPPDILTEILTRSAQAKADVVTQDEKEAGLRAILNYGHTIGHAIESLTGYRLFNHGEAVALGMVAAADIAVQLDWWSAEDAQRQHQLIQKTGLPTELPTDFAIEAVAEVLLTDKKVKDGKVRFILPTQLGEVDITDQVPGQVIVSALKGMKEQ; encoded by the coding sequence ATGCAGCAGACATTTATCCCCGTCCCTTTACCACAACAGCCGTATCAAATTGCGATCGCATCCGGTGGTCTCGCCCAACTGGGATCCTGGCTCCAGGATCGATCCCTGCAGTCGGTAAAGTTGGGGCAAAAAGTCCTGATCGTTTCTAATCCTCAGATTTGGAAGCACTACGGGGAGATAGTCCAAGGGGCTTTAGCCCAGGTGGGGTTCCAGGTTGAACATTTTCTCTTGCCAGCGGGGGAACGCTACAAAACCCCCCGCTCCATTCAGAAGATTTACGATTATGCCCTGGACCTAAAACTAGAGCGCTCGTCCACCCTCGTTGCCCTTGGGGGCGGCGTGATTGGTGATATGACGGGGTTTGCTGCAGCAACCTGGTTGCGTGGCATAAACTTTGTTCAAGTCCCCACCAGTTTGTTGGCTATGGTGGATGCCTCCATTGGCGGTAAAACAGGTGTCAATCACCCGAAAGGGAAAAATTTGATTGGGGCGTTCTATCAGCCTCGGTTGGTTTTGATCGATCCCGATACCTTAAAAACCCTGGCCAGTCGAGAATTTAGGGCGGGAATGGCTGAGGTGATTAAATATGGTGTGATTTGGGATCTAGAGCTGTTTGAGGTGTTGGAGGGTTGCGATCGCACCAATCAGTACCGCTACATGCCACCAGACATCCTCACGGAAATTCTCACCCGCTCCGCTCAAGCCAAAGCAGATGTCGTCACTCAGGACGAAAAAGAAGCGGGGCTTCGGGCCATCCTTAACTACGGTCATACCATTGGCCATGCCATTGAAAGTTTAACGGGGTACCGTTTGTTTAATCATGGCGAGGCCGTTGCTTTAGGCATGGTGGCGGCTGCCGATATCGCCGTCCAACTAGATTGGTGGTCTGCTGAAGACGCGCAACGTCAGCACCAACTGATTCAGAAAACCGGATTGCCCACTGAACTCCCTACTGACTTTGCCATTGAAGCGGTAGCAGAGGTGCTGCTGACGGATAAAAAAGTTAAAGATGGCAAAGTCCGGTTTATCTTGCCCACTCAACTGGGTGAGGTTGACATCACTGATCAGGTGCCGGGGCAGGTGATCGTAAGTGCTCTAAAAGGAATGAAAGAGCAATAA